A region of the Primulina eburnea isolate SZY01 chromosome 7, ASM2296580v1, whole genome shotgun sequence genome:
TCAAAACAATCTGAATAAGGGCATCTCTCACACTACCAACTTGTCCAAAAATCTACACTTGTAACATCCAATCCACATTAATAAAAAAAGGATGCGAGATGTTTTGAAATAATCAATATATAAAGTCATACAGACCTCAACAATTTCATCATTATCATCAGCACATTGTGGCTTTTCGCCTTTGGAAATTCTAATATCTGCTTTAGTTCTCTTTCGGATTTCATTGATGATGGAGCCACTTTTCCCAATTATACAGCCAATAACTTTTGAATGAACAAGAAGCCGCATAGTTACAGTTTCATCATCTTCATCATTTATCTTCCCTTGCAACAATAGCACGGCTTCCACTGCCGAGGATTTCAAGTCATCCAATGCCTATAAAATAAGTACCACGCGTCAGAAATGCAGTAAGACAAACTAATCGATTGATAGGAGGATATTTAAGTAATGAGTAATGGCACAACAAAATAATACACGAAACTGTTAAGATGGTTCCTGGCGCAAGTACATATGTCAATCTTGAACAACGAAAATGGTTCTACATCTTCTGCTTAAACcatgaaaaaatttaaaattgtcattttAAACTTTGAGAAAAAAACAAGTTCTCATCAGCAGGAGAATCTTTTGTTAAAATGAGATGCAGTAAGACACAACTAGCATTCAACTCATGTCTATATAATAATTGTTTCAGAATAGTAATGCCCGTGTCATGCCTGAAACATCAACAAAAATGGTATGATATGGCAAATTGATGGCCAAACATAGTGCTAGCAAATACGAAAACTTAAAAATTGCAGTATTATCGGAGTACGACATATGATAAATGAACAGAAAAAGGAGTCCCAAAAAAAGTGAATCCTGATACTGACCAAAAACACATATATAATAGAATACCTCCATGGAGGTCACAACGATGATACACTCATTATGCTTGGGCTTGGGGTCCTCCACATCAACACGAGCACCACTATCCTGCCTTATATTTCGAATGGAACTTCCTCCTTTTCCAATGACACGCCCAATCACGTTACCTGGGCATACCACTTTTACTATTAACTCCTCAGCTTGTGAAGAACCTCCATAGCCAGAAACCACAGGTATAGCAGATGAATAGACAGGCCATGACGTTCCAGCATCTGTATAACCAGGAATATCTAGTGTGTTTGTATGCCCTAAAATGGAAGGGATGGATCTAGCAGGGGCAATAGAATCTACATTTGGATAATGTCCCGTGGCAGGATATATGGGAACATCTGCAGGTATGATGATGCTTGGAGGAGCTTCAGGAATGGAAGTGTCGAGAGGAATGATTTCCTTGGGCGCAAACTTGTGCATAATTGCAGAAATGGCAAAAAGTGCTTTCTTCACAGCCTCTGAGTCTCCAGATATCTAGATCATTCACAAACATTTAATATCTTAAAGAAAAAAGCAGTTACAAGATGATATCCATGTAGAGTCAAAATCATGATGGTTGATGACATTTAGAATATATTGCTTATCAAGCTAACATAAAACTAACCTGGACAAAATTGTCAAACTCCAAGGCGCAAAAGTGAGACGGATCACTGATATCCTTTGCAATGACCTTAATGTTAGTCCTCGTTTTGTTTCTTAATTTCCTGATGGTTGCACCAGATTTGCCAATAATATTAGAAGACTGGCTAGCAGGGACAAGAAGCTGGCATCCCTCCTGACTTCTGTCCCTATTTTTTCCATCAGATTCCCCAACTGTGGCAACAGCGTTTGCAATTGCAGCATGCACTTTAAGAAGTGCATCTTGCGCAGGACTAAGAGgtttattattgttgaactCGTCATCAACCTCAACATCTTCTTTATCTCTAACATAACAATACGTTAAAATAACTCTATCTTTAGCTCCTGGAAATGGATCCACCACCTTGACTTTGGCTTTCGACTCTTGCCGGATAGAATTTATAACTTTTCCACTCTTCCCAATTACACTCCCAATCACACCATCAGGACACAGAATCCTGTACACTATTAGTTCATCGTTACCATTTTCATCTCTGTCCCGTCCTCTATCAGTCCTCCTCTTCTGGTTCTTGTTATCCAAGTCATCACGATGGTGGCGAAATCGTTTCCCAGTCTCACCCATAGTGCTCTGAACAAAGTCTCGCAGTTAATTTCAGAGAAATGGTTTCCGTCAAAATCAAACGTGTATATTATCACACCAATCAATAATCTACCTGTATGTATCCATAATTTATACAAGAAAGATTGTAATATcgtaaaaatataacaaaaaagaTTATCAAGAAAAATTTTGAATCTAGAATCCAACGCGTAACCCAAAAAGCAGAGAACTTAAGAGGGAAACTCGACCGGAAATATTAGCAAGGATCAAAAGAACTACTTCTGCAgaataaaatgtaaaatatatTCACATACATTAAAGAGAGATTCCGCGCATAGAGCAGCTTATTAATCATCCAACTAaaatgatttaaataaaattcaactgCAATTTCGTTTGGACAAGACATTATTAAAGGGAAAAAAACAATCTTTCACGAAAACCTGACCATGAAAATCATCAAACAATAAAGATTGTTACTTCGATGAAAAATTCCCACTCGAAAAATCAGACCTGATTGAAACAAATCCGCAGTCGATTTTCCCGATAAATTGAAGATACGCACTCGTCAAAAAAATTATGTCTCGAGAGATGATTCAATTATCCAAAACTTTCAGCTTGCGTAACCCTAGAAATACGATAATGGAGCAAATGTAAATTCCTCTTTCGAACCCTGATTCACCAAATTACGCCGACACCCTTTAAATAAAATTGTATTAGCTTGTACCTCTTCAATTTCGAACCCTAATTCAAAAGATTTGTGCATGCATAGAGACCTATAAATATAtggttatttatttaattagatatttaaaaataattatatttggtTTTGTTAATTAtagatttaaaaattttgttaaatatttggttatttatttaattagagatttaaaaaaaattatcgcACAAATTcccatcaatttttttatttttattaattagagattaaaattaattatattttgttCACTTTACTCTCTAATATTTGGTTTTGTCtctgtaattttttaaaaaaattgctcCTCATCTTCTGTTTTCTGGCTTCATCCATGTTtattaatatgcaattttattttatttttttaattatgctGCAAACAGATTGTTTGGTGGATCTTATTTTATGTAGCAATATTATTTGTGGCATTCATCTTTTaatgttgttgttgttattataACAACCAGAgtatacacaattatgcacattTTTATGatgtcaaaaacttgtgtgaaacggtctcacgagtcgtatttgtgagacagatctcttatttgggtcacgcatgaaaaagtattactttttatactaagagtattattttttattgtgaatatggatagggttgacccgtctcatagattatgatccgtgaaacggtttcacatgaaactcactctTATATTATAAGAATTGTTTTGAAAATGAGATAAATAATTTCAAGATGTTAAAGAAACAAATTTATGAGCTATAAAAAAAATGGAGAAGTTGGTTTGTGGACGTGGGTTTGAGGAGGTTAAGAAATGAGCACGTGGATTTCTAGGAATTATTGTACTAATGTACGCGTTGCGTGTTTGTACACTATCATCGTTCCATCGGTTCGCATGGGATGTAAATAACTTGAGTCGTCTTACAACTTTTTTGAATTATTGTGGATAATAATTATGTTAGTAAATGAAATTATTGAATTCGAGGACACTCCATACGTCTATTCATAATCcaaattcaaattaaattattttattcaataatACGTGAACCATACTCTTGTTAAAGAAAAATTGCAATATTAACCATGTAGTTAAATAGTATTTGTAAACCATTAAACtttttaaggaaaaaaatcCATAACCAATCTATTTTAGCAGTTGTAAACAATATCTAAATTTGTTTCGAATTTTATTAACATGTCAAAGTTTGGTTTTTATTCAAtaacttgaaattttttttcacTTTTGGCTTTTTTCTCCAAAAGTCACTAAATGCAtcgaatattatttatttgacatCGATATTCTCATATGAGATTCATACGACACAAAAAAACATATCTACATGTGTTTGGAATCCATCAGAGTAAAagtaaaagaaaaaaacaaagcAAAACGAAATCTAATATTACAAAACAGAAGGATAAACGTGCCTTTTTTTAGGCTCAGATAGATTTTAGTGTGTgtaatatatatttcaattttacCACATAAGCAACGTGGAGAGTAGGACCATCttagggatggcaatgggcGGGGCGGGGGCGGGTTTGCCATGATCATTCTCATCCCCGAATTCCATCCATACCCCGCATCCccgctttttcgggttcggggataCTTCGGGTATCAACTTCCCATCCCCGTCTCCATCCccgtttaaaaaatattaatatgtcaAGACAATGATGAATTCAGatattttctcaaaccaaaagtgattattatctattattattagagataatattaataataataagattattaatattttaaaaaataataatattattatattattaatatttataatattattattttattattgatattattttcgggacGAGTTCGAGGATTTCAGAGATGGAGATGGGGATAGTAATCCCATATCCCGTCCCGAATTACATCGGGGGTTTAAAAAAATCCTCGAACCCGAACCCAAATCCGAAAAATCGGGGATCCCCATCTCCGTTTCGGGTTTTTTTCACGAAGTCCCTAAACCCGTGAGGAAAGTTACCATCGCTAAACCATCTCCAGGAAATTGGAGGCCCTAGGCTAATTTTTAGGAGAATGtcttaaatgttttttttaaattaaatataagaaTACTACAtattaactgataattaaaagcacatacataattttaattatcGACAATATCTAACGTAATTATGATCAAATTGAGTAAAAATCAGTCCAATACCCAATGTAAAAGTACAAAAATTTGACCACCAAtgtcaaataaataaatgttaaaGTCCTTAAAGCTGATttttgtagataatataaatgtcaaataaataatattcaaCGAATAATATtggaaaaaaaatgtaaaaaaaaactaaattatttgataaaaatcaaaatttgacaatttacataaaaaaattacaaattttcaaaatccaATATGATTAAACATTCATAAAGCCCGATATAATCCCCGTATTGCAATCTTCTTATATCCAATGATAGAGCAGCGACTGATCAAAATGGGCGAGTCCGCTCCTAATCAAAATCGAACAGTCCGAAGTTCGGTGAATCGAAATGGAGGAGCATATTATCACGTTGTCACTTCAATCAGCTAGCTTCACTATCAATTTCCCCTA
Encoded here:
- the LOC140836710 gene encoding KH domain-containing protein At4g18375-like; the protein is MGETGKRFRHHRDDLDNKNQKRRTDRGRDRDENGNDELIVYRILCPDGVIGSVIGKSGKVINSIRQESKAKVKVVDPFPGAKDRVILTYCYVRDKEDVEVDDEFNNNKPLSPAQDALLKVHAAIANAVATVGESDGKNRDRSQEGCQLLVPASQSSNIIGKSGATIRKLRNKTRTNIKVIAKDISDPSHFCALEFDNFVQISGDSEAVKKALFAISAIMHKFAPKEIIPLDTSIPEAPPSIIIPADVPIYPATGHYPNVDSIAPARSIPSILGHTNTLDIPGYTDAGTSWPVYSSAIPVVSGYGGSSQAEELIVKVVCPGNVIGRVIGKGGSSIRNIRQDSGARVDVEDPKPKHNECIIVVTSMEALDDLKSSAVEAVLLLQGKINDEDDETVTMRLLVHSKVIGCIIGKSGSIINEIRKRTKADIRISKGEKPQCADDNDEIVEIFGQVGSVRDALIQIVLRLRDDVLKDREGGQNSFVGGKALYSGGASLPVQSELPSVSSTASFGYEKRPESRSGLGLLSSSAYGYNPLLMGDSGHGQFQSRSSSLYSRFPPPSTLDMVIPAHAIGKVIGKGGTNIENIRQISGATIEISDPKSSNGDRVALISGNTEQKRAAENLIQAFILAT